From the genome of Hymenobacter cellulosilyticus, one region includes:
- a CDS encoding Dyp-type peroxidase gives MTSPTAFRPEKPQPRLDGPFQPGITDPQWPIEPPAGVDAARYEVERAGRINPQRFLTVVAADVQAPDRGALEQVLRNLTRFARYEMARHPVNNHVPVLEYLPPNYRVTVTVALGASLFATAHGDDRFQLAAFRPHWLKTMPRVTGDAYEPAEHMTDFLFVIASDHPYVNMAIARSLIHGYVDKRLVIRRVEQGFSRPDKRELLRFDDGVDNLSNARELELDRHVYIQAQDEEPAWCRNGTYLAWRKIRENLPVWEAFRPPTPASSEQAEPRHASDQPIEKRPRQPSRKT, from the coding sequence ATGACCAGCCCGACTGCCTTTCGGCCCGAAAAACCCCAGCCCCGGCTCGACGGGCCTTTTCAGCCGGGCATCACCGACCCCCAATGGCCCATTGAGCCCCCGGCCGGCGTCGACGCGGCGCGGTATGAGGTGGAGCGCGCCGGACGCATCAATCCCCAGCGGTTTCTGACCGTGGTGGCGGCCGATGTGCAAGCCCCCGACCGCGGCGCGCTCGAGCAGGTGCTGCGCAACCTCACCCGGTTTGCCCGCTACGAAATGGCGCGCCATCCGGTCAACAACCACGTGCCCGTTCTCGAATACCTGCCGCCCAACTACCGCGTGACGGTGACCGTGGCCCTGGGAGCTTCGCTGTTTGCCACGGCACACGGCGACGACCGGTTCCAGCTGGCGGCTTTCCGGCCGCACTGGCTGAAAACCATGCCCCGCGTCACCGGCGATGCCTACGAGCCCGCCGAGCACATGACCGATTTCCTGTTCGTCATTGCCAGCGACCATCCTTACGTGAACATGGCCATTGCCCGGTCCCTGATTCATGGCTACGTAGACAAGCGCTTGGTTATCCGGCGCGTCGAGCAGGGGTTTTCGCGGCCCGACAAGCGCGAACTGCTGCGTTTCGACGACGGAGTGGACAACCTCTCGAACGCGCGTGAGTTGGAGCTTGACCGCCACGTCTACATTCAGGCCCAGGACGAGGAGCCCGCCTGGTGCCGGAACGGGACTTACCTGGCTTGGCGCAAAATCCGGGAGAACCTGCCCGTGTGGGAAGCGTTTCGGCCGCCGACTCCGGCCAGCAGCGAACAGGCCGAGCCCCGCCATGCGAGCGACCAGCCCATTGAAAAGCGCCCCCGCCAACCGAGCAGGAAAACA
- a CDS encoding pyruvate formate lyase family protein, with protein MTGISTAADSLYVIRQLVFGTKEIRLDELVTCLATNWGTELLPAGKHEQPAFGLAVPKTRIDEIKTICRAQPKFGYGHQEVDELAWQLIETFCQCVRDAWASDLHQAAFAQLKQRYGAGFDLLLAPGVGTFEQYLLGGLFVGATADGRHAREGIASDLSPAPLWLDTDPIPPTGQPHARMGTLEQSMKSYKHECMNQLGDGAPVDYNIPENYPLANLQRILRDFANGEGGSIATFTVADPATMAAAQERPQDYNLLRVRMGGWTEFFIALFPAHQAQHRRRPLFVPS; from the coding sequence ATGACGGGCATCAGCACCGCCGCCGATTCGCTCTACGTTATCCGGCAGCTGGTTTTCGGCACGAAGGAGATTCGGCTGGACGAACTTGTGACCTGCCTGGCCACCAACTGGGGCACCGAGTTGCTGCCCGCGGGCAAGCACGAGCAGCCGGCCTTTGGCCTGGCCGTGCCCAAAACCCGGATTGACGAGATTAAAACCATCTGTCGGGCCCAACCCAAGTTTGGCTACGGCCATCAGGAGGTGGATGAGTTGGCCTGGCAACTGATTGAAACCTTCTGCCAGTGCGTGCGCGACGCTTGGGCCAGCGACTTGCACCAGGCCGCGTTCGCGCAGCTTAAGCAACGCTACGGCGCCGGGTTCGACCTGCTGCTGGCCCCGGGCGTGGGCACCTTTGAGCAGTACTTGCTGGGCGGGCTCTTCGTGGGGGCCACGGCCGATGGCCGCCACGCGCGCGAAGGCATTGCCTCCGACCTGTCGCCGGCCCCTCTGTGGCTGGATACGGACCCCATTCCGCCGACCGGCCAGCCCCACGCCCGCATGGGCACCCTGGAGCAAAGCATGAAGAGCTACAAGCACGAGTGCATGAACCAGTTGGGCGATGGCGCGCCGGTGGATTACAACATTCCGGAGAATTATCCGCTGGCCAATTTGCAGCGCATCCTGCGGGACTTTGCCAACGGGGAGGGCGGCTCGATAGCCACCTTCACCGTAGCCGACCCCGCCACGATGGCCGCCGCCCAGGAGCGGCCGCAGGACTACAACCTGCTGCGCGTGCGCATGGGGGGCTGGACGGAGTTTTTCATCGCGCTGTTTCCGGCCCATCAAGCGCAGCATCGGCGCCGGCCCCTGTTTGTTCCCTCATAA